From a region of the Paeniglutamicibacter cryotolerans genome:
- a CDS encoding zinc-dependent metalloprotease has protein sequence MAENPPSNRPDGSDDPDETPKDPLSEMLGSLFGAAGAGGFDPKNLPEGFGEAMGLPSDPNAMAEMMRQAQAMMSAMSTGDSGPVNWKMASDAARQAVAGEDPSISAHRAGAIVDAARLANLWLDAATAFEGDGSDCRALSRAEWVEKTMPVWKSLTEPVAISVGKAITSALTEQIPEQMRPMLGGAQGMLQNMGGAMFGMQLGAAVGGLAKDVLGATDIGLPLAGIVPALVPTNVGHFGEGLDVPEQEVLLFAALRECAHSRLFHRVPWLRSMVLGSIEEYARGIHIDMSRIEEAVRDIDPSNPESFQSLMGEGLFTPQRTPVQEAALARLELVLALIEGWVDEVVAVAAHNLPMGVRLRETIRRRRASGGPAEQAFASLVGLELRPRRLREAAALWAHLLEDRGIEGRDAVWAHPDLMPTAEDLDDPTGFGQRRELAAAEMDEMDLALDKLLSGGFDTDEGPTDTDEEPQDPEKA, from the coding sequence ATGGCTGAAAACCCACCAAGCAACCGTCCCGACGGCTCCGACGACCCAGACGAGACCCCGAAGGATCCCCTATCTGAGATGCTCGGATCGCTCTTCGGCGCCGCGGGCGCGGGCGGATTCGACCCCAAGAACCTTCCTGAGGGCTTCGGCGAGGCCATGGGCCTGCCGTCCGACCCGAACGCGATGGCCGAAATGATGCGCCAGGCACAGGCCATGATGAGCGCGATGTCCACCGGCGATTCCGGGCCCGTGAACTGGAAGATGGCCTCCGACGCCGCACGCCAGGCCGTGGCCGGGGAGGATCCCTCGATCTCGGCGCACCGCGCCGGCGCCATCGTCGACGCGGCCCGGCTGGCCAACCTCTGGTTGGATGCGGCCACGGCGTTCGAGGGCGACGGCTCCGATTGCCGCGCCCTCTCCCGCGCCGAATGGGTGGAAAAGACCATGCCGGTTTGGAAGAGCCTCACCGAACCGGTCGCCATCAGCGTCGGCAAGGCCATCACCTCGGCCCTGACCGAGCAGATCCCGGAGCAGATGCGCCCGATGCTCGGCGGCGCGCAGGGAATGCTGCAGAATATGGGCGGTGCGATGTTCGGCATGCAACTCGGTGCCGCCGTCGGCGGTCTGGCCAAGGACGTGCTCGGGGCCACCGACATCGGCCTGCCGCTGGCAGGAATCGTTCCGGCCCTCGTCCCGACCAACGTCGGCCACTTCGGCGAGGGACTCGATGTCCCCGAGCAGGAAGTCCTGCTCTTTGCCGCGCTGCGCGAATGCGCCCACTCCCGGCTCTTCCACCGCGTCCCGTGGCTGCGCTCCATGGTCCTGGGCTCCATCGAGGAGTATGCCCGCGGCATCCACATCGACATGTCCCGGATCGAGGAGGCGGTGCGGGACATCGACCCGTCGAATCCCGAATCGTTCCAGAGCCTGATGGGCGAAGGGCTGTTCACGCCCCAGCGCACGCCGGTCCAGGAGGCCGCTCTGGCCCGGCTTGAACTCGTGCTGGCCCTCATCGAGGGCTGGGTCGACGAGGTCGTGGCAGTCGCCGCACACAACCTGCCCATGGGTGTGCGGTTGCGCGAAACCATTCGCCGCCGCCGAGCCAGCGGCGGGCCGGCCGAACAGGCCTTCGCCTCGCTGGTCGGTTTGGAACTCCGACCACGCCGGTTGCGCGAGGCGGCCGCCCTCTGGGCGCACCTTCTCGAGGATCGTGGCATCGAGGGCCGAGACGCCGTCTGGGCCCACCCCGATCTGATGCCCACGGCAGAAGACCTGGACGATCCCACCGGATTCGGTCAGCGCCGCGAGCTGGCTGCCGCCGAGATGGACGAGATGGATCTCGCCCTGGACAAGCTGCTGTCCGGCGGTTTCGACACGGACGAGGGTCCGACGGATACCGACGAAGAACCGCAGGACCCCGAAAAGGCCTGA
- a CDS encoding YlbL family protein, which produces MSEEQQPQNPGATPLPAGAQQPFGIPEPDPRDVRRSRTLRASGILAVVLGLSALVLPTRFVVESPGPAFNTIGEVEGTRLLSISGEKTYPTSGTLDMTTVYVQGGGQKRLPFLSVLEGWVSPHQDVIPEELVIPRGTTSEETSEQNTVAMDDSQQLSTAAALTELQIPFRQSLTVAGFATDQNSQQVEVGDVLLGINGKPIVGMPDLRAALKAAGDKPSELEIERKGKKQTVTVTTTAGAEGQRQIGIYLGNTFKFPLTVKFGLENVGGPSAGMMFALGIMDKLTPGAMTGGKDFAGTGTIAVDGTVGPIGGIAQKLVGARDAGAEYFLAPADNCSDVIGRVPSGLDVIKVETLQEARTTVEGIAGGKDPASFPSCG; this is translated from the coding sequence GTGTCCGAAGAACAGCAGCCGCAGAATCCGGGAGCCACTCCGCTTCCAGCAGGAGCCCAGCAGCCCTTCGGCATCCCCGAGCCGGATCCGCGCGATGTGCGTAGGAGCCGGACGCTGCGCGCCTCGGGCATCCTTGCCGTGGTCCTGGGCTTGAGTGCGCTGGTGCTTCCCACGCGCTTCGTCGTCGAATCGCCGGGCCCGGCGTTCAACACCATCGGCGAGGTGGAAGGGACCAGACTGCTGAGCATCAGCGGAGAGAAAACCTACCCCACCTCCGGCACGCTGGACATGACCACGGTGTACGTCCAGGGTGGCGGCCAGAAACGGCTGCCGTTCCTGAGCGTGTTGGAGGGCTGGGTCAGCCCTCACCAGGACGTGATTCCCGAGGAATTGGTGATCCCGCGGGGAACCACCTCCGAAGAAACCAGCGAACAAAACACCGTTGCCATGGACGACTCGCAACAGCTGTCCACGGCCGCGGCCCTGACCGAACTGCAGATCCCCTTCCGGCAGTCACTCACGGTGGCTGGTTTCGCCACCGACCAGAATTCCCAGCAGGTGGAGGTCGGGGACGTGCTGCTGGGCATCAACGGCAAGCCGATCGTCGGAATGCCGGATCTGAGAGCCGCGCTGAAGGCCGCCGGGGACAAGCCCAGCGAGCTGGAGATTGAGCGTAAGGGGAAGAAGCAAACGGTCACGGTGACCACGACCGCCGGTGCCGAGGGGCAGCGCCAGATAGGCATCTACCTGGGCAATACCTTCAAATTCCCGTTGACGGTGAAGTTCGGCTTGGAAAACGTGGGCGGTCCCTCGGCTGGCATGATGTTCGCACTGGGCATCATGGACAAGCTGACCCCCGGTGCCATGACCGGCGGAAAGGACTTTGCCGGCACCGGTACCATCGCCGTCGACGGCACCGTCGGACCGATCGGAGGGATCGCGCAGAAGCTGGTGGGGGCAAGGGATGCCGGAGCCGAGTACTTCCTGGCGCCAGCCGATAACTGTTCAGATGTCATCGGCCGGGTCCCCTCCGGGCTCGATGTCATCAAGGTGGAGACCCTGCAGGAAGCCCGCACCACCGTTGAAGGCATCGCCGGGGGCAAGGATCCCGCCTCGTTCCCCAGCTGCGGTTAG
- a CDS encoding UPF0182 family membrane protein — protein sequence MPTIIAIGVLVAAFVFFASIYADVLWFSQLGFAQVFWTEYLTKAAIFLAAFLLMGGALWISLRIAYKARPVYAPDNARQDNLQRYQSQLEPMRRLLMIGVPVVVGGFAAAAVTSQWKEVLLFINQVPFGDVDPRFGMDLGFYVNTLPFLGLVIGYLISVVLIAGIAGLLTHYLYGGIRIEERGGIVIGKAARIHTGVFAALFLLLQAGNFWLGRFSTLLSQDGRVAGALYTDVHAVIPTKAILAIAAVLVAILFIVAAFMGRWKLPIIGTAMLLVTVVVAGGIYPFIIQKYQVVPSEKNLEREYIADNISMTRQAYGLSDIEVTSYPAKVNAVKDALAKDSATTTNIRLLDPNLVSSAFAQLQQFRTYYKFAPTLNVDRYAIDGKVEDTVIAVRELSVDTTDSWVNQHITYTHGYGIVAAYGNKVASGGRPDFMLEGIPTEGVLGSDKTYEPRIYFGELSPDYSVVGGPDGWDPRELDRPQSGSDSADTRNTFSGNGGPNVGNYFNRLVYALKFGSTDLLLSDAINAKSQILYDRTPKERVQKVAPYLTVDSNAYPAIIDGRVKWIVDAYTTSANYPYSTAQQLETAVTDSLTGGTRTNALSGQVNYIRNSVKATVDAYDGSVDLYAWEPDEPQLQAWQKIFPSTIKPYSQMSGELMSHVRYPEDLFKVQRELLGKYHVTSPDSFYDSNDAWAVPNDPTTQQAANAPKQPPYYLSLKMPGQVKEAFSLTSTFIPQTSAGGQQRNVLFGFLAADADAGPEAGKKADSYGKLRLLDLPRNTSIPGPGQAQQNFDSNTTVSTQLNLLRQGASQLKNGNLLSLPVGGGILYVQPVYIQSTGQTAYPTLRKVLVSFGDKVGFADTLSEALNQIFQGDSGAVTSDGGSGTGETTKPTKPGATQTEAQKLSQALEDANAAIQAGQAALAKGDFATYGTEQKKLEGALTRATEAQDAITGKVLEPAPAPTETPAPSETPAPPVGGNG from the coding sequence ATGCCGACGATCATCGCCATCGGTGTCCTGGTGGCGGCGTTCGTCTTCTTCGCGAGCATCTACGCCGATGTGCTGTGGTTCTCCCAGCTCGGTTTCGCTCAGGTCTTCTGGACCGAGTACCTGACCAAGGCCGCGATCTTCCTGGCGGCCTTCCTGCTGATGGGTGGTGCGCTGTGGATCTCCCTGCGGATCGCCTACAAGGCACGCCCGGTCTACGCGCCGGACAACGCACGCCAGGACAACCTCCAGCGCTACCAGTCCCAGCTGGAGCCGATGCGCCGCCTGCTGATGATCGGCGTGCCGGTGGTTGTCGGCGGCTTCGCCGCGGCGGCAGTGACCTCGCAGTGGAAGGAGGTCCTGCTGTTCATCAACCAGGTCCCCTTCGGTGACGTCGACCCGCGTTTCGGTATGGACCTCGGTTTCTACGTCAACACGTTGCCGTTCCTCGGCCTGGTCATCGGCTATCTCATCTCCGTGGTGCTCATCGCCGGCATCGCCGGTCTGCTCACCCACTACCTCTATGGCGGAATCCGCATCGAGGAACGCGGCGGCATCGTCATCGGCAAGGCCGCCCGCATCCACACCGGCGTCTTCGCAGCGCTCTTCCTGCTGCTGCAGGCCGGCAACTTCTGGCTCGGCCGCTTCTCGACGCTGCTTTCGCAGGATGGCCGCGTCGCCGGCGCGCTCTACACCGACGTCCACGCGGTAATCCCCACCAAGGCGATCCTGGCCATCGCCGCGGTGCTGGTTGCCATACTGTTCATCGTGGCTGCCTTCATGGGCCGCTGGAAGCTGCCGATCATCGGTACCGCGATGCTGCTGGTCACCGTCGTGGTCGCCGGCGGGATCTACCCGTTCATCATCCAGAAGTACCAGGTCGTTCCCTCGGAAAAGAACCTGGAACGCGAGTACATCGCCGATAACATCTCGATGACGCGCCAAGCATACGGTCTGTCCGACATCGAGGTGACGTCGTACCCGGCCAAGGTGAACGCCGTCAAGGATGCATTGGCCAAGGACAGTGCGACAACCACGAACATCCGCCTGCTGGATCCGAACCTGGTCTCTTCGGCGTTCGCCCAGCTGCAGCAGTTCCGTACCTATTACAAGTTCGCCCCGACGCTGAACGTCGACCGCTACGCCATCGACGGCAAGGTCGAGGACACGGTGATCGCCGTGCGCGAACTGAGCGTGGACACCACCGATTCCTGGGTCAACCAGCACATCACCTACACCCACGGCTACGGCATCGTGGCTGCCTACGGGAACAAGGTTGCCTCCGGAGGCCGACCCGACTTCATGCTCGAGGGCATCCCCACAGAGGGTGTGCTGGGCAGCGACAAGACCTACGAGCCGCGCATCTACTTCGGCGAGCTGTCTCCGGACTACTCGGTTGTTGGCGGCCCCGACGGCTGGGATCCGCGAGAGCTGGACCGTCCGCAGTCCGGATCGGACTCTGCGGACACCCGCAACACCTTCTCCGGCAATGGCGGCCCGAACGTGGGCAACTACTTCAACCGGCTGGTCTACGCGCTGAAGTTCGGTTCCACCGACCTTCTGCTCTCGGACGCCATCAACGCCAAATCCCAGATCCTCTACGACCGCACTCCGAAGGAGCGCGTACAGAAGGTCGCACCGTATCTGACGGTTGACTCGAACGCCTACCCGGCCATCATCGACGGCCGAGTAAAGTGGATAGTCGACGCCTACACCACTAGCGCCAACTACCCGTATTCCACTGCCCAGCAGTTGGAAACGGCTGTCACCGACTCGCTGACCGGCGGCACCCGCACCAATGCCCTCTCCGGGCAGGTCAATTACATTCGCAACTCGGTGAAGGCCACAGTGGATGCCTACGACGGATCAGTCGACCTCTATGCCTGGGAGCCCGATGAGCCGCAGCTGCAGGCCTGGCAGAAGATCTTCCCGAGCACCATCAAGCCGTATTCGCAGATGTCGGGCGAACTGATGAGCCACGTGCGCTATCCCGAGGACCTCTTCAAGGTCCAGCGAGAGCTGCTCGGTAAGTACCACGTGACCTCGCCGGACAGTTTCTATGACTCGAACGATGCCTGGGCCGTTCCGAACGACCCGACGACGCAGCAGGCGGCGAATGCCCCGAAGCAGCCGCCATACTACCTGTCGCTGAAGATGCCGGGCCAGGTGAAGGAAGCGTTCTCGCTGACCTCGACCTTCATTCCGCAGACTTCGGCCGGTGGACAGCAGCGCAACGTGCTCTTCGGATTCCTTGCAGCGGATGCTGACGCCGGTCCAGAAGCCGGGAAGAAGGCCGATAGCTACGGCAAGCTGCGCCTGCTTGACTTGCCGCGCAATACGTCGATTCCAGGCCCGGGCCAGGCCCAGCAGAACTTCGACTCCAACACCACGGTGTCCACGCAGCTGAACCTGTTGCGTCAGGGAGCCTCGCAGCTGAAGAACGGCAACCTGCTTTCATTGCCGGTCGGTGGCGGCATCCTCTACGTGCAGCCGGTCTACATCCAGTCGACCGGCCAGACGGCCTACCCGACACTGCGCAAGGTCCTGGTGTCCTTCGGTGACAAGGTTGGATTCGCCGATACGCTCTCGGAGGCCCTGAACCAGATATTCCAGGGCGATTCCGGGGCCGTGACCAGTGATGGTGGTTCGGGCACCGGCGAAACCACGAAGCCGACGAAACCCGGCGCCACCCAGACCGAGGCGCAAAAGCTCAGCCAGGCACTGGAGGACGCGAACGCGGCCATCCAGGCCGGGCAGGCTGCCTTGGCCAAGGGCGACTTCGCCACGTATGGCACCGAGCAGAAGAAGCTCGAGGGAGCGCTGACCCGCGCCACCGAGGCGCAGGACGCGATCACGGGCAAGGTGCTAGAACCAGCCCCGGCGCCCACGGAGACTCCGGCTCCGTCGGAGACCCCGGCACCACCGGTCGGCGGCAACGGTTAG
- a CDS encoding dihydrofolate reductase family protein — MFATRRGRSLLGQDGGGIGVDNLFSDWYHEGIGTEIMGRGKFSPHSGPWTKVGTEDEWRGWWGPHPPFHTPVFALTHHLRPALYKEGGTVFHFLNATPQKALEAALEAAYGLDVRISGGPTVVRGFLATGLVDLLHVVQVPILLGRACGYGDGLEGHEEQYELEAISSPSGVIHLTFTRIKSG, encoded by the coding sequence ATGTTCGCCACCCGCCGGGGGCGCTCCTTGCTCGGCCAGGACGGCGGCGGCATCGGCGTCGATAACCTGTTTTCCGACTGGTACCACGAAGGCATCGGTACAGAGATCATGGGCCGAGGCAAATTCAGCCCACATTCCGGGCCCTGGACCAAGGTGGGAACGGAGGATGAATGGCGCGGCTGGTGGGGACCCCACCCGCCCTTTCATACCCCGGTCTTCGCGCTGACCCACCATCTGCGGCCGGCCCTCTACAAGGAGGGTGGAACGGTCTTCCACTTCCTCAACGCCACACCGCAAAAGGCGCTCGAAGCGGCTCTGGAGGCGGCCTATGGCCTGGACGTCCGTATCAGCGGAGGCCCCACCGTGGTTCGTGGCTTCCTCGCAACTGGCCTGGTCGACCTGCTCCACGTGGTGCAGGTGCCGATCCTTCTGGGCCGGGCGTGCGGTTATGGGGACGGGCTGGAGGGCCACGAGGAGCAATACGAGCTCGAGGCGATCTCATCCCCCAGCGGCGTCATACACCTGACATTCACGCGAATAAAGTCCGGGTAG
- a CDS encoding NAD(P)/FAD-dependent oxidoreductase: MLELLAGSRFAEPVMRDVARAAGLEVDPADLDYDLVILGCGPARLPAAVNGAAEGLRSVVIVCLDSGGQTGTSARIENWTGFRYGISGDDLAGRALTQARHLGAESMVTRTARMIDTRSHSLVLAGETGCGPRLPSSPRRSNGGHCRSPR, from the coding sequence GTGCTGGAACTGCTCGCCGGATCCCGCTTCGCGGAACCGGTAATGCGGGACGTGGCGCGGGCCGCAGGGCTCGAGGTGGACCCCGCGGACCTTGACTACGATCTCGTGATCCTGGGCTGTGGGCCGGCCCGGCTGCCGGCCGCGGTCAATGGTGCGGCAGAGGGGCTGCGCAGCGTGGTCATCGTGTGCCTGGATTCCGGCGGGCAGACGGGAACATCGGCCCGGATCGAGAACTGGACCGGCTTCCGCTATGGAATATCCGGGGACGACTTGGCAGGCCGGGCGCTGACTCAGGCCAGACACCTCGGAGCGGAAAGCATGGTCACCCGGACGGCGCGGATGATCGACACCCGAAGCCACTCGCTCGTCCTTGCCGGGGAGACAGGGTGTGGGCCGCGGCTGCCATCATCGCCACGGAGGTCGAATGGCGGACACTGCCGCTCCCCTCGGTAG